The genome window AAGAAGATGGCTTCCGACATGAAGCGTTCTGCTCCTTCAGCACGGAATCTAACGAAGCAGCCCTATGTCCCGGGTACAATTAACATCATGCTCTGGTTGAATGGACGCATGACCACCGGGGCGATGGTGAATGCGGTGCAGACGGCGGTGGAAGCCAAAGCGGCAGCGCTTGCGGATGCAGGTGTTTTGGATTCGGAGAACGGGTTGCCCGCCACCGGCACCACAACTGATGCCATTGTGTTTGCAGTACGTCAGGCAGTGGAGGAACCACAACCGATGATCACTTATGCCGGGACGGCGACTACGGCGGGGGCGGCGATTGGCAGATTGGTATACGACACGGTGACGGAGAGCCTTCAGGCCGGACTGTTATGGAAAGAGAGGATCAGGCACAAATGACTTTTGAGATAGAGCATCTATGGACCTGGCCGTTCTGGACAGGCATGGCTGGAGCCTGGATTATTATACTGGCGTACCTGTTAGACCGATGTATCGGTGATCCGCGCTGGATTCCCCACCCGGTGATTGGCATGGGAAAAGGCATCTCGGCGTTGGAGCGTGTTATTCGCTCGCGTGTGAACACAGATTCGGGGCTGAAGAGAGCAGGGCTGTTGTTCCCGCTTGTGGTTGCGGGGGGTTCTTTTGCCATCACTTGGGGACTTGTATATGTGCTTGGATTGATTCATCCTGTCATTGCGGCGGCAGCTGAAGTGGTGCTCATCGCAACGACCATTGCTTCAAAAGGGCTGAAGGATGCAGGTATGGAAGTGTATCGTCATCTGAAGCATCAGGATTGGCCGGCGGCCAGACGTTCACTGAGCATGATTGTAGGACGTGATACGGCGCATCTGGATGAACCGGAGGTTGTGCGGGGAACGGTAGAGACGGTTGCTGAAAATATTGTGGATGCCATTGTATCCCCGTTATTCTATGCACTCATTGGAGGCGCACCGCTAGCCATGGCTTATCGTGCCGTCAACACACTCGATTCCATGGTCGGATATAAAAATGACAAGTATCTGCATCTTGGCTGGGCCTCGGCCCGTCTGGATGATGTGGCGAACTGGATACCCGCCCGGCTCACCGCAATGCTGTTAATCGTGGGTGCCTGGGTCATGAAATTTGATGCCAAAGGAGCAGCACGGATGGTCGCTCGGGATGCAAGACTGCATCCAAGTCCGAATAGCGGGTTTCCCGAATCAGCAGTGGCTGGAGCACTGGGCATCCGACTTGGCGGACATAACGTGTATCACGGAGTTGCTTCGTTTCGTGCCTATTTGGGCGAGGCCACACGGCCGATGGAAGCCGAGGATATTGTGCGAACATCACGCCTGATGTTCTGGTCCGCAGGGGCTTTTGTTGCACTTTGTGTGTTAATATCGCTGGGTGTGTGGCTGGCAGGAGGGATGCTGTTATGGCCCTAAATGAGGGGAATGCAGGCAAGGACGTACATACGGATCAACCGGCTTCAATGAAACGAAACATTCTGTGGGTCCGTCACGGGACAACGCTATGGAATGTGGAAAAAAGATACCTGGGGCATACCGACATCGGTCTGCTGCCAGACGCCAAAGAAGAACTGGCTCCGCTTCATGAACAATTGAGCGGTGTTTCGTGGCACGAGGTATATTGCAGTGATCTGCTGCGCTGCCGCCAGACGCTGGAACAGATTCTTCCTGATGCCGGCGGAGAGGTGAAGTTCGATCAGCGTCTGCGGGAAATTGATTTTGGACAGTGGGAAGGGCTAACGTATGAGCAGCTCAAGGATAACCCTGAGTACCGAAACTGGATTGATGCGCCGCAGGAGGTCACTCCGCCCGAGGGTGAATCGTGGCAGAAGTTTACGGAGCGAATGGATTCATTTCTCCAAGAGATGTTGTTGAATGGTCGGCCTTCAATGCACGTTGATGAGGGACGGGTACCTACCATAGTTGTGGTTACGCATGGTGGTGTCATCCGATATGCCTTGTCCCGTCTGATTGCCGGGCTTGGGTTCTGGGATACACATGTCGTACCGGGACAGGCGATTCAGGTCCAGCTTGATCGACAGGGGAATCAATGGTTTGGTAGCAGAGTGACTTTTCCGCCAATCGGGTTGTAAGGATGTACAATATACCCTATAATCACAACAGAAGTGTGACTTCAGCATGGATACAGATACGGTGCAGGCTGTGAAGGCTAATGCGTATATAACATGCAGAAATTACATGACAATGATATACCATATCAGCGACCAAGGGTCCCGCGTGTGAAGGCTGTTTTCATGGCAGAGTAGTACGAGTCGTGAAACACACAAGGGTGAAATGGGGAAGCCGGTGCAAATCCGGCACGGTCCCGCCACTGTAAAACAGGATGATTCCTGTAAGTCAGGTTACCTGCCCTGGACGTACAAACCGGTGTTCCTTCGAGGAAAGGACAGCGTTTCGGGCAATTCTATGCGCATGGACAACCTTGGGTTGAACATGTACAGATCGCCATATGCGAGACGTCATCCCTGATCCTGGACGTAAGGATTAGGGATTTTTTATTGTTCATGTAAGATAAACCGAACTTTTACACGTTAACGAAGAGTGCAGAACCGATCTGAAGAAACGGAGTGTTCGCTTAAAGCTTTCTACAAGAAAGCTACATCGGAAGCATACGCTTATCCCCGGATTTTCCCTTTCGAAAAGGGAATCAAAAAGTCTGGGGATAACAGCGATCGGAAGATGGTACTGCAATCGGAGTGGACTTGTGTAAATTGATGGATTTTACTTGTACAGGAACACCAAGGCAAGGTAGTAAGAGTTCAAGCATGTTGCAAGAAAATAGTACAGATAGAGAAGGGGAGAATAACAGAATGAATATCAAGAATTGGAAAAGCGTAGCGTCCCTGCTAAGTGCAGCGGCACTCGCACTGGCTTTGGCCGGTTGTGGCAATGCAACAACGAACGAGGGCACAGGAACTTCGCAGCAACCGGCACAGGAGCAGTCCCAAGGCCAGGCGCAGACGGACCTCAAAACGCAATATCCACTGACCGTTACGGATGCAACGGGTGAATCGTTTACTTTTGAAAAGGCGCCAGCCAAAATTGTATCCGTGTCACCAGCTGAGACAGAGTCCCTGTTTGCCCTTGGATTGGATGAACAGATCGTTGGTGTATCCGACTATGATGATTATCCGGAAGCAGCAACAACCAAAGCGAAAATGGGTGGCATCACCAAGCCCAACGAAGAGTCCATCATTGCATCTGAAGCCGACATTGTCTTTACAGGTATCTCGATGAGTGAGGATGCCGTGAAGAAGCTGCGCGAACTCGGTATTACCATTTTCAAAACGGATCCTAAATCCATTGACGATGTGATGAACAATATCGAAACCTTCGGTAAAATTACCGATCATCAGGAAAAAGCACAAGAAATCATCACTCAGATGAAACAGGACGTGACGGATGTAACCGAAGCGGTGAAGGCCGTTAAACCGGAAGAGAAGAAAAAAGTATACGTTGAATTCTCCCCAGGTTGGTCGGTAGGTAA of Paenibacillus sp. FSL R5-0517 contains these proteins:
- the cbiB gene encoding adenosylcobinamide-phosphate synthase CbiB yields the protein MAGAWIIILAYLLDRCIGDPRWIPHPVIGMGKGISALERVIRSRVNTDSGLKRAGLLFPLVVAGGSFAITWGLVYVLGLIHPVIAAAAEVVLIATTIASKGLKDAGMEVYRHLKHQDWPAARRSLSMIVGRDTAHLDEPEVVRGTVETVAENIVDAIVSPLFYALIGGAPLAMAYRAVNTLDSMVGYKNDKYLHLGWASARLDDVANWIPARLTAMLLIVGAWVMKFDAKGAARMVARDARLHPSPNSGFPESAVAGALGIRLGGHNVYHGVASFRAYLGEATRPMEAEDIVRTSRLMFWSAGAFVALCVLISLGVWLAGGMLLWP
- a CDS encoding histidine phosphatase family protein, whose amino-acid sequence is MALNEGNAGKDVHTDQPASMKRNILWVRHGTTLWNVEKRYLGHTDIGLLPDAKEELAPLHEQLSGVSWHEVYCSDLLRCRQTLEQILPDAGGEVKFDQRLREIDFGQWEGLTYEQLKDNPEYRNWIDAPQEVTPPEGESWQKFTERMDSFLQEMLLNGRPSMHVDEGRVPTIVVVTHGGVIRYALSRLIAGLGFWDTHVVPGQAIQVQLDRQGNQWFGSRVTFPPIGL
- a CDS encoding ABC transporter substrate-binding protein; translation: MNIKNWKSVASLLSAAALALALAGCGNATTNEGTGTSQQPAQEQSQGQAQTDLKTQYPLTVTDATGESFTFEKAPAKIVSVSPAETESLFALGLDEQIVGVSDYDDYPEAATTKAKMGGITKPNEESIIASEADIVFTGISMSEDAVKKLRELGITIFKTDPKSIDDVMNNIETFGKITDHQEKAQEIITQMKQDVTDVTEAVKAVKPEEKKKVYVEFSPGWSVGKGEFMDELITVAGGTNIASNEEGWYQINEENVIASNPDVILYANDVIDENSKTLDQIIKARSGWDQITAVKNDAVIGLDANLLSRPGPRVTQGLKEVAKAIYPDLFQ